The genomic segment gtaattgttcatatagcttttcagatgtttgctcagtactgttgatctgtttccccctgcatatccctctcaattcccatttgtgttgcaaggctatatcctttACACAGGGTTCAGAAGCAACACAGGTGAAACAtataattcaatttccttctaaagTGACAGAATGATTATATTATAACTTCTGTTTTAGGAATAAGTGGAGGAAGCACCAgagttatattattatattgtctaggaagcatacatttatttacagtgatgtcacaatcatgcattgtgttgtacacatgtatggtaTATTTTAGGATGTGGTGACtcatgatgatgtgcatgtgaacttcactgcagaagagtggaactTGCTGGATTTGTCCCaaaagaatctctacaaagatgtgatgctggagacctactggaacctcactgctataggtaagactgtgagttttcttttgcttttcaaaataaaggaacaagtgattcttggttattgatgatcatctgttatttcaattgagaacaaggaagattgagctgaataaaccaggttcagtgctgtcaaaattcacagtaacttgaattttgcctaatttccaatactatattattcattttctggtactgtgttttaggttacaggTGGGAAGGTCATCATATTGAAAAACAACATCAAAGTTCTGGAAGGCATGAAAGGTAATTTTcatgtgcaagctgatacaaatatgcctgtgagaaaattttaatatgttctGGAatctctaaaggaaagcaagtgtgtaaaatatcagtcctttaaGTGTAGCTATGATGataatattctcacaaaaccATGTACCTCACTGTCTGttttctgatttgtgtttgcaaggcattctTCTAAGAAAGCTGACAAGAAAACAGTGCCTTAAGAGAgatctttatttgatttgtagcTCTATTAGAGCTATGCTGTGGAACTACCTGTCTGTATAGCcttataatatttagatgttgcacattgaatagtgataaacatgtatccaaaaccttctaataagcaaatagtccatagCAAAATTGGTAGTACTCAGATTCTTGTAGTGACATTGCCAActttatggagcagtcagtttatGAGATTCAAGAATGTTGTCATGGAGAAACCTTAATCCATATACAGCAAGTCAACAAGGAACCAAAAGTCAAATGGTGTGAATTCAATGtgcaaacatttcattttttcttctacttttcaaTGGCATATCAAGTGTCAGAATGGATAAAACCATTTGAGCATAGGGATATTTAAAGGAACCACATACCCTTTTCTTTTCTAGGACAATGAGAAGAAAGGTGGTATTCTGCCTTTGGGAGGCTCTCTGAACATGATAGATGTTTGccattaattgttttttttttgactttactggaaacaacctaaaattcacactgcagaaaatcccTATGGGTACTACAAATAttgaaattctttgtttttttttcctgactccCGGTGCAACTGTATTGTGATTCACactacagaaaaattaaaaacacaaccaGTGTTATCCAGCTCTGCCTCATTCCATTTTACTTCAGATATGTGAAAtccatcatatagaaatctcatatagaaaaagatgTTAGAAATATAAGCCATGTAATAAATGTTGTTACTATCACAGGAATTTTCAAAGAGGGAAAGCAATCCATAGGGGGGAGAACAGCATCAACATAGGAAGTGATAAAACCTTACaatctgattctttttttaatattaaaccAAGCTGTAAAATTAGTTCCTATGGGTAAAATGATTGATAATGATAATGAATGTGGTTAAGCTTTCATATGTGCCAATTATCGTTGCAGGTATGTAAGAAGTCATAGTGGGgaaaaaccatatgaatgtaatcaatgtgttaAAGCCTATTCAGAAGAGAGAACTTtagaatatcataaaagaacacatactggagagaaaccttatgaatgcgatcaatgtggtaaagccttttcatttcaGAGTGGTCTTCAGTATCATAAAAATACCCATACTGGACTAAAACCTTAtggatgtaatcaatgtggtaaagcctttgcaagacccaGTTATCTCCATtatcataaaaaaacacatactggagagaaaccctatgaatgtaatcaatgtggtaaagcctttgcaagacccaGTCATCTCCTAatccataaaaaaatacatactggacagaaaccttatgaatgtagtcaatgtggtaaatcctattcagaaaagaaaaatctccagtatcataaaagaacacatgctggagagaaatcctatgaatgtaatcaatgtggaaaagcctttgcaacacacagtcatctccaatatcataaaagaacacatactcgagagaaaccttatgaatgtgatcagtgtggtaaagccttttcttaTCAGAGTGGTCTCCAGTATCATAAAAATacccatactggagagaaaccttatggatgtaatcaatgtggtaaagcctttgcaagacccaGTTATCTCATAAtccataaaagaatacatacaggagagaaaccctatgaatgtaatcaatgtggtaaagacttttcacatcATAGTGGTCTCCAGTATCATAAAAATactcatactggagagagaccttatgaatgtaatcaatgtggtaaagcctattCAGAAGAGAGAACTCtagaatatcataaaagaacacatactggagagaaaccttatgaatgcaatcaatgtggtaaagcctttgcaacaCACAGTCAtttccaatatcataaaagaacacatactggagagaaaccttataaatgtaatcaatgtggtaaagccttttcatgtcagagTGGTCTCAAGTATCATAAAAATacccatactggagagaaaccttatggatgtaatcaatgtggtaaagcctttgcaacaCCAAGTTGTCTCCTAagccataaaagaacacatactggagaaaaaccttatgagtgtaatcaatgtggtaaagtctttgcatcTCAAGgtagtctccaatgtcataaaagaacacatactggagagaaaccttatgaatgtaatcaatgtggtaaggcctactcaaaaaagagaactctagaatatcataaaaatacccatactggagagaaaccttatgtatgtaatcaatgtggtaaagcatttgcatcATGCAGTCATCTTGaatatcataaaaaaacacataatggagagaaaccttatgaatgtaatcaatgtgataaagccttttcacatcagaGTGGTCTCCAGTATCATAAAAATACCCATACTGGGGAGAAACCTTAtggatgtaatcaatgtggtaaagcctttgcaagacccaGTTGTCTCTTAAGCCATAaaagatcacatactggagagaaaccttatggatgtagtcaatgtggtaaagcctttacaagACCCAGTTGTCTCCTAagccataaaagaacacatactggacagaaaccttatgaatgtaatcaatgtggtaaagccttttcatatcagagtggtctccaaagacataaaagaacacataccggagagaaacatgagtgtaatcaatgtggtaaagcctttgcaacaAGCAGTCATctacaatatcataaaaaaaccCATACCggtgagaaaccttatgaatgtaatcaatgtggcaaagacTTTTCCTGTCACAGTAGTCTcatatatcataaaagaacacatacaggagagaaaccctataaatgtactcaatgtggtaaagcttttagATGTCACAGTCATCTACAAAGAcataagaacacatactgtagagaaactgcaggAATGTattgaatgaggtaaagcctttccaggacacagtcatctctgaatccacaaaagaaaacatgcaggagtgaaaccttatgaatgtagtcaatgcgATAAAGCCGTtgcatgtcacagtcatctccaaatacaTTAATGAGCATATagtggagagaagccctatgatTGTAATGAATGGTAATGAatgcctttgcatgtcactgtactttccaaacacttaaaggaacacacactttagagaaaccttatgactGTAAGGAATGTGGAAAAGCCTGTGCatatcactgtagtctccaaagacagaaaagaacatATATTGGGCTGAAACCTTTTGATTGTACTAAAGTTGGTAAATTGTTTACATGCCATggtggtttctgaatacagaaatgaacacatatgagagagaaacattctgaaagtaatcaacatgttaaaacctctgcatgtcctaatcattttcaaaagcatgaaagaattcatagtggacataaactgtggtgatttatatatgcttgaccctaagaagtagcaatattaagagatgtgtctTGTGGGAATAGATGTACATTTTTGAAAGAATTGAATTActatggtggtggtctttggagctcaggccagtacaaaacagaccctcctaccacttggctggaagataGTCTCTTcatggatgccttctcatgaagatgcagaattctcagctccttttccagcatcatgcctgcctgcatggtgacattcttcctgctatgatggtaatggactaaacatttgaaactgtaagccaggcccaattaaatatttgcctttaacacagttgtcttggttacaatgtctcttcttagcaatggaaagtCTATCTAAGACacaagttggtaccccagacttaaggaTTGCTATGATAGACCTGacaatgttgttttgttttatgaagctatgtggatttttagacttttgttttatattcattaaGTGGAAGTTAATGGGCCattctagtaggaatatgaaagacatatgtactaagggtgatttgaactttgtatatagtttttatgatgttttgctgaagaatgttgctgccttttgccctggtctgtagagtgtccttgaagataaggtaaagagattgatgttaattgcattgacaaaggtaGTTTCAGTAAAGcaagcaaagcctttgacctttTTTAAGTCTCATGATGActgttttgagcaagcatagtaatcttagaaagaaaaaaatataaaatgttaggtcaaaagagaaaagcctcacaaggaagttgaatgaagctaaattctgtgatcaatgatattaaatggtaTTAAAGGAATGGTGATGTTAGGACAAGATTCCATCTACCTAAACTTATGGATTTGCAGTTGTAtgaaggagaactgtatcatgtTGGGCATTATTGTTACcttgttattgttttcatgtggacacaagagttaccagtatgtgtgaaattgacaatctatggattgtgattactattctaGGTTTTCAtcttaagatctaaaataaaatacttaagtacaggcatggTGGTAAATGCCTTAAATTCTAGCAGATGAGTGcaaagcagatttctgattcaagtcatcctggtacagaacaagttttgggtaaagaaaagcttaggtatgggcaaagtgttacacacctttaatcccagcattcaggagacagagccatgcagatctctgagttcaaggttaatctacagagcaagttcaaggacagccgagcttaggcagtgaagttgttgaaaaataggaAGCTGGTGATAAtataatagaaggggccatgttccagctccagcaagcagaggaactcagcagctttgtccatgtggctctggttttagaggcaagaatagaagggattacTGAGACAACTGATGCTTGTTAGCTATTAGTGGgtatgaagaagaaaccagcaccactgaggtgaaatctttgtttgtttgtttgttttgttggttggttggttggtttttctgagacagggtttctctgtatagccctggctgtcctggaactccctctgtacaccagactggcctcgaactcagaaatccacctgcctgtgcctcccaagtgctgagattaaaggtatgcaccaccactgcctggctagaggtaaaatcttctggtaagt from the Arvicanthis niloticus isolate mArvNil1 chromosome 12, mArvNil1.pat.X, whole genome shotgun sequence genome contains:
- the LOC117717666 gene encoding LOW QUALITY PROTEIN: uncharacterized protein LOC117717666 (The sequence of the model RefSeq protein was modified relative to this genomic sequence to represent the inferred CDS: inserted 2 bases in 1 codon), which translates into the protein MDVVTHDDVHVNFTAEEWNLLDLSQKNLYKDVMLETYWNLTAIGYRWEGHHIEKQHQSSGRHERYVRSHSGEKPYECNQCVKAYSEERTLEYHKRTHTGEKPYECDQCGKAFSFQSGLQYHKNTHTGLKPYGCNQCGKAFARPSYLHYHKKTHTGEKPYECNQCGKAFARPSHLLIHKKIHTGQKPYECSQCGKSYSEKKNLQYHKRTHAGEKSYECNQCGKAFATHSHLQYHKRTHTREKPYECDQCGKAFSYQSGLQYHKNTHTGEKPYGCNQCGKAFARPSYLIIHKRIHTGEKPYECNQCGKDFSHHSGLQYHKNTHTGERPYECNQCGKAYSEERTLEYHKRTHTGEKPYECNQCGKAFATHSHFQYHKRTHTGEKPYKCNQCGKAFSCQSGLKYHKNTHTGEKPYGCNQCGKAFATPSCLLSHKRTHTGEKPYECNQCGKVFASQGSLQCHKRTHTGEKPYECNQCGKAYSKKRTLEYHKNTHTGEKPYVCNQCGKAFASCSHLEYHKKTHNGEKPYECNQCDKAFSHQSGLQYHKNTHTGEKPYGCNQCGKAFARPSCLLSHKRSHTGEKPYGCSQCGKAFTRPSCLLSHKRTHTGQKPYECNQCGKAFSYQSGLQRHKRTHTGEKHECNQCGKAFATSSHLQYHKKTHTGEKPYECNQCGKDFSCHSSLIYHKRXHIQERNPINVLNVVKLLDVTVIYKDIRTHTVEKLQECIE